The DNA window TTTTTACTTTGCAAAGTGGCGTATAAACGGTTAAGGGCGCTGATGTAGGCGCGCGCCGAAGCCACAATCACATCAGTATTGGCAGCATAACCAGAATAGGTGCGCCCTTCGTGCTTTAAACGAATAGTAACTTCTCCCATGGCATCAATTCCAGCCGTAACGGATTTAACGGAATATTCTGTTAACTCATTGGGAATATTTACCACTCGATTAATGGCTTTATACACCGCATCTACTGGACCTGTACCGATGGAAGCATCACTTAATTCCTTGCCGTCAGGGGTGCGTAATGTCACTGTGGCGGTGGGCGCTGAATGATCACCACAGGACACTTGTACTAACTCAAGGCGGAAAAGTTCGGGCGGTTGTTGAATTTCATCGTTAACGATGGCTTCCAAATCCCAATCGGTGATTTCTCGTTTTTTGTCCGCAACTTCTTTAAAGCGCAAAAAGGCTTTATTAAGGTCATTTTCTGATAAATCAAAACCCAATTCTTGCAGACGACTACGGAAAGCATTACGCCCCGACAGTTTACCCAAAACAATTTGATTGGTAGTTAAACCGATGGATTCAGCGTCCATGATTTCATAGGTGAGACGATTTTTCAAGACTCCATCTTGATGAATGCCAGACTCGTGAGAAAAAGCATTAGCGCCCACCACCGCTTTATTAGGTTGTACCATCATCCCCGTGAGATTGGAAACCAAACGGGATGTTTTATAAATTTGTTTGGTGTCAATATTGGTGAGGGGCGCTGTTGATTCCACCTCTCTGCCCAAAAACGGATTATAGTATTGACGGCGCACATGAAGTGCCATAACTAATTCTTCTAAGGCAGCATTTCCAGCCCTTTCACCGATACCATTAATAGTACATTCTAACTGGCGCGCGCCGTTTTTCACTGCTTCGAGGAAGTTGGCAACAGCCAACCCTAAATCATTATGACCATGAACGGAAATAATGGCTTGGTCAATATTCGGCACATTTTCTTTAATACCTTTGATGAGGGCGCCGTATTCGCTAGGGGTGGTATAACCAACGGTATCAGGAATATTCACCGTAGTAGCGCCCGCCCGTATTGCCACTTCTAGCACTTGATACAAAAATTCTGGATCACTTCTACCGGCATCTTCGGGGGAAAATTCCACATCATCGGTAAAGGTTTTAGCATAGGCTACCATTTCTGGCACGATTGCCAATACTTCTTCACGGGTTTTCTTTAACTTATACTGTAAATGAATATCAGAAGTGGCGAGAAACGTATGAATACGGCGTTTAAAAGCTGGTTGTAATGCCTCTCCAGCACTTTTAATATCTGCCTTGGTGGCGCGCGCTAGACCACAAATAATCGGTCCATTTTCCGTACCCACTAACTGGGCAATTTTGTTAACTGCTTCAAAATCTCCTACACTGGCATGGGGGAAACCAGCTTCAATGACATCCACCCCTAATTTAGCTAAAGCACGAGCAATATTTAATTTTTCTTCTGCATTTAAACTAGCACCCGGAGATTGTTCTCCATCTCTCAAGGTGGTATCAAATATAATAATTCGGTCGGGCTGGTTTGTCATATCTTCAGTGCTATCTATATTACCAACATTGTCTCTCTATATCATAGATCAATCGTCAATCATTTTAATTAAATTTTACCTGATCCCCCCAAATTTCTTGATCTCATTAGTTTTTAATCGTCTAAAATAAGAAAATATTTAATTCAAAAAATGGAAATTGAATTGATGAAAAATTTAGCGAATGCTACCTCCTACAAATATAAGGGTTTCGGGGTTTTTACTACTCTTTTAACTTTGGGTAGTGTTTTGGGGATGATGGGTGTGGCGGAGGGCGCTGTTTTTAATGCTACCTTTAATTCTACAGTTTTCCAAAATGATGGAGTTGATGGTGGTTTTGGTGTCGGGGATACATTCCTCGCCACGGTTGCCCTTGATAATGGTGGTAGTAGTGTTGAAAGTCAAACTTGGCAAGTTAGTGAGGTTCTCAGTATTACCTTTAATTTTGGCAATGGCGCCCATGTTACTACATTCGATAATACTATCGACTCCGGAGGTGGAAACTTTGCGACCGATAGTTCAGGGGTGCTAACTTCCGTTCCTAATTGGGGAAATTTCAATGCTAGTGACGATGTTATCTCTACTAACTCAAGCCAAACGCCCAGCCAGTGGGTTTTAAATGGTGGCAATAGTATTTATTTCACCGAAAGTTTTGCTAACTCAGTGGCTATTAATAACGAAGAGAATACTATTGTTGCGAGTAGTTGGAATATTGCGCCCTCCGTCACAACCCCAGAACCTAGTTTAATGTTAGGTTTAATTGGATTCGGTGCAGTGTTATTGAGTGGTAAGGGTAAGCCTAAAAAGTAACTTGATTATATTTTAATCGATTGTGGATTAAGATTTGACATTGTGGGTTGAATCCTATTCAACCCTCAAAAGCTACATTAACCATTGGAGTTGTTGCATTTTTTCTTGATAATTCTTTCGATGTTTTTTCATAATTGATTCCTAACAAATGGTTTATGATTGCTGTAGTTAAGAAAATTAAGAGTATGACAGCTATCAGGTGAAAAAATTTAATTGGAATGAAGACAAAAATAATTTGTTAATAAAAAGCAGAAATATCAGTTTTGCTGAAGTTATTAGAGCCATTAAAGAAGGAGATTTATTAGATATAATTGAACACTATCATCAAGAAAAGTATTGTCAGCAAAATATTTTTATTATAAAATTTAAAAAATATGTGTATTTAGTTCCTTTTGTTGAGAGTGATAAGGAGATATTTTTAAAAACAATTATCCCAAGTCGCAAAATGACTAAGAAATATTTAAGAGGTAAGGTTAATGAGTAACTTAAATCAAGAAGAGAAAGAGCTTTTAATGAGTGTGGAAAATGAAGAATGGCAAAGCATAAAAAGCCTTGAGAACGCTAAAAATATTTATCAAAGTTATGCTGAAAAATTTTTAGAAAAAGAAAGCTCAATCAATGTAATTTTATCAAGGGAAGATGAGGAAAAATTGTCTGATTTAGCCACTCAATTAGGTAAATCAACTGCTAGTTTAACAGGGGAAATTTTACATAAATATTTACAAGGGTTATTGATAGAAAAAACAGCTTAATTCTCTTTTTTATGAATCATTTTCATTGGCGCGTAGGGGTTGAATACTATTCAACCCTTACAAAGATTGAAATTAACCTTCTTGGTTTTCTTCTGAAGTCATAGAATCTTCTAAAACTTCTTCCTCATCTTCGGATTCAGGAGGATTTAAAGAACCTTCTGGCACTAAATTTACTTGATTTTTTTCCTGTAACCAAGTCAATGTTTTTTCCATCAATAAATCATTGCGCACAAATTTATCTAATTTAACAGGATCAATTTGAGTTGAATCCATATCCTTAGTAACTTCTTCTTTTTTGGCGTTAATTTCTTCATCACTTAAAGTAATGGATTCACGCTGGGCAATTTCAGCAATGATTAAGTTAGTATGTAGGTTCTTACTCGCTTCAGGTTTAGCGGTTTCTCTCATTTTACCTACCATATCTCTGCTAAAAAATTTATTAGGATCAACTCCCATGCGTTCAATTTCTCTGGCAGTTTGCATTAAGAGGTTTTGGACTTCTTCCTCTAGCATGGTTTCAGGTAAGTCAATAGTGGTATGTTTTAATAATTCCTCAACAATAGCACCATGAATATTAACTTTAGTATCATTCTCCGCTTTTTCTCGGTACTGCTTTTCTAAAGATTCCCGTAATTCTGCCATAGTTTCAAATTCGCTAACTTCTTTAGCAAAATCATCATCTAATTCTGGTAACTCTTTTTCTTTCAAGTCTTGAAGAGTAACAGAAAAAACCACAGGTTGACCAGCTAAATCTTTTTGAGGATAATCTTCAGGGAAGGTAAGGTCTAGTTTTTTCTCATCACCAATATTCATGCCGACGATACCTTCTATAAAACCGGGGATAAATTTACCCTCATCTAATGCTACTTCAAATTCTTGAGCGCTTGTGCCTTCGATTAATTCTCCCTCTTCTCCTTCATTTTCTGCTGGTTTACGTCCTTCAAAATCAACAATAGCAATATCTCCTTGTTGTGACGGGCGCCCTTCAACCGGTACTAAAGTGGCACGACGTTGACGTTGCTCTTCGATGACATCATCCACTTGCTTAGAATCATAGACGATTTCTTCCGCTTGTAGCTCAAAACCTTGATATTGTCCTAATTCTACTTCTGGAGGCACATCAACGGCTGCTTTGAAAGTAAAACCACCATTAGGTTGATAATTTTTAATTAGTTCCTCAAATTCAGAAATTAAACGATAATTACCTAAAGAGTTGATGGATTCTTGTTCGAGGGCAGTTTTTAAGCTATCTTGGATTAATTCTTCTAATACGGCAGCTTTAATTCTATCATGTCCTAACCTTTGCAATAAAATGGGTCGAGGTGCTTTACCCGGTCTAAATCCGGGTATATTGGTATTTTTGGCAATTTGACTAACTACTTTCTCATAAGTGGTTTTAGCTGTGTCTGCTGGAATTTCGATTTCTAAACCGATTTGACTAGCAGGAAGTTTTTCCTGTGTAATTTTCATAGAAATTAATACTTGTTTGCTTTTACTATAGATACGCTCTCATTATGATAAGGACATTAGGTCATTATCTGCAAGTAAAATAATTAACAATGGATAATTGACAATGAATAATTAATGATTCATTGCAAAATTAGTGTTACAAAATTACAAGCAAGGGGCTTAAGCCCCTTGTTATATTAAATTCAGAGAATAAATTACAATAAAACTTGGCGCCTTTGCGTCTTTGCGAGACACTCTATCACAATTATTTTTTTGATGAAGTGGTTTTGATAAAATCTATTACCACATCAGGCATCATATCATTAACGGCATTACCGCCGGGGCTGTGATGTTCATATACTTCTGATACTGGGAAATTATAGGTTTTTGATTCCTCTTGAGGGTCAGTATTTGGTAATAATTTAATCAAAAATAAGGGTAAAAGACTAGATAAATTAGTAATTAGTAACAATAACCACAGGTTAGTAAAATCTGTTTCTGTCACTCCTAACCAAGAAGTTAACAGCGCCCCTCCCTCGTGAGAAAGTAATCCGCCTAGATTCCAAATAGACATTAAAAGAGCGAAAAAACTGGCTTCGATACCTTCTGGGCATAATCTAGCGGATAAAACTAAAACAGGCATAAAAGCAATTTGACCCATCACCGTTAACACTAGACTATCACCAAGACTAAACCAATGATCGCTAATGCCTAAACTACGATTCCAATGGTTAACGAGGATTAAGCTAGTCAAGCCTAACAGGGAAGATATTACTACGCACCACCCCAACATGACACGGAAAGAGATTTGTTTTAACCATTTTTGATAACAGAAAATGCCGATTAACGAAGCAAGGCTAGTAATTAAACGCACACGCCCTAAAAATTCGGCGTTGAAACCTAATTCATTGGTGGTAAAAAAGAAAAAAGCAGAATCGGCGCTGGGGGTACTCTGCCATAAAGCAACAAAGATGACGGGCGCTAGAATAGATTTTTTGGTCAAAGTTTGCCATAATTGCTTAGTTTGAGCCAGAATGGGCGTTTTTTGGTCATTTTCTGTCACTGGTTGATCAATAATGAACCATGCTACCGCTATCACTAACAAAGGAAAACAAGCCGTTATTAAGAATATTTGACGGGCGCTGAAAAATTCCAGCAATAAACCGCTAAAATAAGCGGTGATAAGCCCTCCCACCGCAGAGCAACCCCAAGTAACAGATTGTAAAGAGCCTGACTTTTCTAAAGATTCATTTCTCGCCCTCTCCACCACCACAGAATCAACGATAACATCACTCATCGCCACGGAAAGGGAAGTTATTAAAATGGCAATAGTAACCCCCCAGACGCTGTTAACAATGGTAGCGAGAGCAACCCAAGCCAGCGCCCCCAACACCCCCGACAGCACTAAATAACTGCGACGACGATAGGCAAATAGAGGTTTACTGTCACTGAGAAAACCAATGAGGGGTTTAGTTATCCAAGGAATAGCCGCCACGCCCATTAAAGCGGAGACTTGCGCTGGGGATAACATCAACTCATCTTTGAGGAAAAAACTGACGGCTAACCTAGCTAAACCAAGGATTCCTTGTACAAAATATACGGTTAAAATTGCGCCCAATTCGGGAGTTAATTCATTGCCAAAGAGTAATTTATCTTCGATAAATTTCTTGATTTTGGTTGATGAGGAAATATTAATAAACATAAATAATTTTAAAGTTTTATTGCTTTATCTTATCTTAATGTAATTTCAGTTCGATCTGAAATCGTCTGGAAAGGTCGGCAATAATATTTTAAGTCTCAATAATCAGTTATCAAAAAAATTGTATTTTCCTAATTTCCCCACCGTGTAATGAATTACACGGCTAACAGAATAACGTTCAATAAATTGAACTAAGATATTGGAGTTGTTGCGAAATAGATTGTATATGTTGAAATTAATAAAATCTGTTTAATGCTCTGTTGCCTTCTGCCTTTCTCAATATAAACATACAATTAATTTTGCCTACCTATTTAGGTATTGCTGAAAAAGTGGAGTCGTGAGAGCAAATTGATAATTGACAATTATGAGGTTTTATTATCCTCATGTAGTATATGTAATTTTGTATTTTAATTGTATTTATATTCAAAAAAAGCGTAATTTTGCGTATTTTTTGATGCTTGTGTATGTCTTAACCTTTATTAATCAATACTTCCGAGTTATTCAGCAAACCCTACTTACTTATGACAGTTTTAAATCGTTTGTAGCAATAAGTTATTATGAAAAAATATTGAAAGTATTGCCCTAGAGCTTAACTAAAACATTTTTAGTGTGTAATTCGGAAAAAGATTGACAACCAGTGCAAAAAAGCACGGTTTTAATTTCTGCAGTTAGTAACTCTACTAAATCATCCAGCGCCCTCCCCCCCGCCAAAGCATCTCGTAAAAAAGGATAAGCCAAACCCACCAAATCAGCACCCAGCGCCCCTAATTTTGCCACTTCCAAGCCGTTGCGAATGCCTCCGGAAGCGATGAGAGGAATATCGGGATAGAGAGAAGCAATCTCCGCCACACATTGCGCCGTAGGGATACCCCAATTAGCAAAGGTTTTGCCTAATTCCCGTTGTAACTGATTATCTGCCCTTTCACTTTCCACCATGGCCCAAGAAGTGCCACCAGCGCCCGCCACATCAATGGCACTAACCCCCACCTTAATTAATTGCATAGCGAGAAGGGCGCTAATACCATTACCAACTTCCTTGATTACTACTGGCACAGACAAACCCTCACACACTGCGCCAATTTTGCTCAATAAATCCTTAAAATTGGTATCTCCCTGCGTTTGAATACACTCCTGTAAAGGGTTAAGATGTAAGATCAAACCATCAGCGCCCAAATAATCTACTAATTTTTGACATTCTTGGGCAGTATAACCATAATTTAACTGTACAGCGCCCATATTTGCCCATAATAAAATATCGGGGGCAATAGAGCGCACGTCAAAGGTAGCAACGATTTCGGGCTTTTCGATCATCACCCTACCCGAACCAACTCCCATGGCTAAACCGTATTTTTGCGCCGTCATAGCAAGGCGTTGATTAATTAATTGTGCTTTTTCTGTACCTCCCGTCATGGAGGAGATAAGGATAGGGGCGCTGATTTTTTGACCTAAAAAGCTGGTGCTTAAACTGATTTCTGCGTAATCTAATTCGGGGAGGGCGCTATGAGTGAAACTATAATTTTCCAAACCGTTAGTTATTTGCTGACATTGTACCTTTTCATCGAGACAAATACGGATATGGTCGTCCTTACGAGTTTGGGTACTATTTTGGTTTTCACTCACAATTTTCAAAAGCTAGTTTGTATCTAAGTTTACTAGACATCTCCAAAAAATAACATTCTTGCACCTTGTCTCGTGCTTTTAGCCCGAATTTGGTTGACGTCAATTATCCATTGTCAATTATCTATTATCCATTGTCAATTCTCAAAAGTTATCTTAACTACAGTCATCAAAAAGAATAGCTGTTATGATTGACTTTGTGTATGATTAAGACATAATCACAAACAATTTACTTAATTATTCTTTAATATTTTCTTACAAATTTATGGAAGCTGGTGGCAGGTCGAGGAATACGGTAAACAATTCCACGCACAATATAACGACTAATTTATTCGGCGGTGCAATCGCTTTAATAACTCTAATTTTACCATTACTACTCATTACCAATTTTTCGGATGATCTCCCAAACCCTTCATTATCGGAGACCAGTATATTTAATGTAAATAAGTAGATGTGAAAAAAAAGGGCAAAGGGCAAAGGGCAAAGGTAAATATAACATAATCTAACTTTTGGAAAAGGAGAAAGGGAAGCGGGGGGGGGATTATAATTCATAATTGATAATTCATAATTCATAATTCATAGTTATTCGGATAATACTTAAAGCAGATGTGGTAACGATGAGAGATAATAAAAATAGTAAAAATTCTTACCAAATTAAATTACTGTGTTATCTTCTATAATTTCCGATTTTAAGATTATTTTTGACCGTGACCCTGCCGCCCGTAATTGGTTAGAGGTAGTATTCTGTTATCCGGGGTTACAGGCGCTGGTGTTACATCGTTTTTCCCATTGGCTTCATCATCTCGGCATACCACTTCTACCCCGTTTATTATCTCATTTCGGGCGCTTCTTTACAGGCATCGAAATTCATCCGGGCGCTACCATTGGGGAAGGGGTATTTATCGATCATGGTATGGGGGTAGTCATTGGTGAAACTGCTATTATTGGAAATTATTGCCTAATTTATCAGGGTGTAACCTTAGGTGGCACGGGCAAGGAGACTGGAAAACGTCACCCTACCCTCGGTGAAAATGTGGTGGTGGGCGCTGGGGCAAAAGTATTGGGTAATCTATTAATCGGTAATGATGTGCGTATCGGTGCAGGTTCGGTAGTATTAAAAGATGTTCCCTCAGAATGTACTGTGGTTGGTATTCCGGGGCGCATTGTTTATCGTTCTGGAGTTAAGGTTAATCCCCTTGAACATGGTAACTTACCTGATTCGGAAGCGACGGTAATCCGTAGTTTAATTGATCGTATTGAGTCTCTGGAAGCGGAAGTTAAATTTCTCAAGCAAGAAAAATTAATCAATTACAAATAAAATAGACTTCTCCAACAATTAGGATTTTGCGCGGTGAAACAGGCACCTTGCCTGTATTTCTGGAGAGTTCTAATAGCTTACTTTTTGTTGGGTTTCGTAACCTCAACCCAACCTACAGATTACTGATAATTGTCAATTATCCATTGTCCATTGTCAATTTGCCCTCACTACTCCACTTTTTCAGCACCACCTATTTACCTTTGCCTCTTGCCCTTTTAAGATATAATACTAAGGTTAAAATTACCAAGACGAGTATATGTCAGCGCCCTTCACCCCAGCCGAAATCGCCTCAGAAGGCATCAAACCAGCAGAATATGAAGAAATTGTCCAACGCCTTGGCAGACATCCCAACCGTGCTGAATTAGGGATGTTTGGGGTGATGTGGTCTGAACATTGTTGTTATAAAAACTCGAAACCTCTATTATCGCAATTTCCTACCACAGGCGAAAGAATTTTAGTAGGACCGGGGGAAAACGCTGGAGTCGTGGACTTTGGCAACGGTTTAAGGGTGGCTTTTAAAATTGAATCCCATAACCATCCCAGTGCCATCGAACCGTTTCAAGGCGCAGCCACAGGAGTAGGCGGTATCCTCAGAGATATTTTTACCATGGGCGCGCGCCCCATCGCTATCCTCAATTCTCTCAGATTTGGTAATTTAGATAATCCTCACACCAAACGCATTTTTAAAGGAGTGGTGGAGGGTATAAGTCATTACGGGAATTGCGTGGGCGTACCAACCGTAGGGGGTGAAGTATATTTTAACCCTGCTTACAAAGGCAATCCCCTAGTTAACGCCATGGCTATCGGTTTGATGGAAACTGATGACATCGTTAAAGCCGGAGCTTCGGGAGTTGGTAATCCTGTTCTTTATGTCGGTTCGACTACTGGAAGGGATGGTATGGGGGGCGCTAGTTTTGCCAGCGCAGAGTTAACAGATCAATCTATGGATGATCGCCCGGCGGTGCAAGTAGGCGATCCTTTTCTGGAAAAATCCCTCATTGAAGCCTGTTTAGAAGCCTTTAAGACTGGGGCAGTCGTAGCCGCGCAGGATATGGGGGCAGCTGGGATCACTTGTTCTACTTCGGAAATGGCAGCCAAAGGTAATTTGGGTATTGAGTTAGATTTAGATAAAATTCCAGCACGGGAAACTGGCATGATTCCCTATGAATATCTCCTCTCGGAATCTCAAGAGAGAATGTTATTTGTAGCTCAAAAAGGGCGCGAACAAGAATTAATCAATATTTTCGAGCGCTGGGGGCTTCATGCCGTGGTAGCTGGTAAGGTAATAGAAGAACAAATTGTGCGCATTTTCCATCAAGGTAAGGTGGCGGCGGAAGTGCCTTGCACTGCTTTAGCGGAAAACACCCCCGTTTATCACCATGAATTATTAACAGAAGCGCCCTCCTACGCTCAAACAGCGTGGGGCTGGAATGAGGACTTATTGCCCCCCTGTGAAGCGGACGGCGTTAAAGGTCAAAAATGGGGTGAAATTCTTTTAACCCTATTAGATCAGCCTAATATTGCTTCTAAACGGTGGATTTATCGGCAATATGATCATCAAGTCCAAAATAATACAGTAATGTTGCCGGGGGGCGCTGATGCCTCGGTAATCAGAGTGCGCCCTGTGAATGGTAAACCAGAATTGGCAACCACTGGTATTGGCGCAACTACGGATTGTAACCCCCGTTATGTGTATTTAGAGCCTCATTTAGGGGCATCTTTAGCGGTGGCAGAGGCAGCTCGTAATTTAAGTTGTGTGGGTGCCCTCCCCATTGCAGTGACGGATAATCTTAATTTTGGTAGCCCTGAGAAGCCTATCGGTTACTGGCAGTTACATCATGCTTGTGCGGGAATTTCCGAAGCCTGTCGTGAGTTTAACACCCCTGTTACTGGTGGTAATGTGTCTTTATATAATGAAACGGTGGATAGTGAAGGTAATCCTCAACCCATTTATCCGACTCCTGTCATCGGCATGGTGGGTTTAATTCCTGATCTTACTAAAATTGTTGGGCAGGGTTGGCAAAATGAAGGGGATTTAATTTATCTTTTGGGTGCTTTTAAGCCTACTTTGGGCGCTTCGGAATATCTCGCTACTATTCACGACACCATCGCTGGAAAGCCTCCTAGTCTTGATTATGCTTTGGAAAAAGCGGTACAAAGTGTTTGTCGTCAAGGTATTACCGATGGTTTAATCCATAGCGCCCATGATTGTGCGGAAGGTGGTTTATCTGTGGCCTTAGCTGAATGTTGTATCAGTGGGGTGAAGGGCGCTACTGTTTCTCTGCCTCATGGTGAAGGGCGCTTGGATGCTTTATTATATGGGGAGTGCGCCAGTTTAATTATTGTTTCTGTTTCTCCTGATAAACAAACAGATTTCGAGTCATTGTTACAATCTCAATTAGGGGATAAATGGCAAAAAGTCGGCACTGTTACAGGTGATAACCTAGAGATTAATTATCAAGAGCAAAATTTAATTCATGTATCTATTACCGACATGACAAAGACTTGGGGTAATGCTATTGAAAGACGATTGTAATATGGCGGAGGGCGCTGGACAATGGATAAGCCGAATAACTGATTTTACGCAGTCAAATGAGATATTAATAGTTTCAAAGGTTGAGTGCGAACGAAAAATTAGTGTTTTAAGGTTTATTGTGCCTAACATCAGTTAATATTCAAAATTAAAACCATATTCTGTTATTTCGCAACAACTATATTAAAAAATTTGTTTGATAACTGAGTTAATATTGAGAATAAAGATCAATTTTAATAACGGCTATGGCAGATTTAGAGAAAATCTTATTAGTAGATGACGAACCAGGCATCAGAGAATCAGTACAGGCTTACTTAGAAGATAACGAAGGCTGGGAGGTGAAAACGGCGAGTAATGCAAAAGAAGCGTGGGCAAATATTACCGAAGACATACCTGATTTAATTATTTCAGATATTATGATGCCAGAAGTCAATGGCTTACAGTTTCTCGCTCAACTCAGGGAAGATAGTCGTTTGCAAAATATTCCTGTGGTTTTCTTGACTGCTAAGGGAATGACAGGAGATCGTATTGAAGGTTATACTGCCGGATGTGATGCCTATTTATCCAAGCCTTTTGATCCTGAAGAATTAGAAGCCATTGTTAAAAATTTATTGGCAAAAAATCGTCTCAGGGAAGAATCT is part of the Cyanobacterium sp. T60_A2020_053 genome and encodes:
- the purL gene encoding phosphoribosylformylglycinamidine synthase subunit PurL gives rise to the protein MSAPFTPAEIASEGIKPAEYEEIVQRLGRHPNRAELGMFGVMWSEHCCYKNSKPLLSQFPTTGERILVGPGENAGVVDFGNGLRVAFKIESHNHPSAIEPFQGAATGVGGILRDIFTMGARPIAILNSLRFGNLDNPHTKRIFKGVVEGISHYGNCVGVPTVGGEVYFNPAYKGNPLVNAMAIGLMETDDIVKAGASGVGNPVLYVGSTTGRDGMGGASFASAELTDQSMDDRPAVQVGDPFLEKSLIEACLEAFKTGAVVAAQDMGAAGITCSTSEMAAKGNLGIELDLDKIPARETGMIPYEYLLSESQERMLFVAQKGREQELINIFERWGLHAVVAGKVIEEQIVRIFHQGKVAAEVPCTALAENTPVYHHELLTEAPSYAQTAWGWNEDLLPPCEADGVKGQKWGEILLTLLDQPNIASKRWIYRQYDHQVQNNTVMLPGGADASVIRVRPVNGKPELATTGIGATTDCNPRYVYLEPHLGASLAVAEAARNLSCVGALPIAVTDNLNFGSPEKPIGYWQLHHACAGISEACREFNTPVTGGNVSLYNETVDSEGNPQPIYPTPVIGMVGLIPDLTKIVGQGWQNEGDLIYLLGAFKPTLGASEYLATIHDTIAGKPPSLDYALEKAVQSVCRQGITDGLIHSAHDCAEGGLSVALAECCISGVKGATVSLPHGEGRLDALLYGECASLIIVSVSPDKQTDFESLLQSQLGDKWQKVGTVTGDNLEINYQEQNLIHVSITDMTKTWGNAIERRL
- a CDS encoding response regulator transcription factor, giving the protein MADLEKILLVDDEPGIRESVQAYLEDNEGWEVKTASNAKEAWANITEDIPDLIISDIMMPEVNGLQFLAQLREDSRLQNIPVVFLTAKGMTGDRIEGYTAGCDAYLSKPFDPEELEAIVKNLLAKNRLREESNPGNLQLDELVRDVKDIKDKLDNTSRLNVSASPFEIDLTPREQSVLDLVAQGLMNKEIAKTLQTSVRNVEKYVSRLFTKTATNSRTELVRFALTHGLTD